The DNA segment TAGGGCCTGATAGTTATACATACAATGCTATTGTTGGTGCTCTTTATGACGCTGGAAGAACTAAAGAAGCCGAGGAGCATTTGTCAAAAATGATTGAGAGGGATATAGTGATTCAGTTTTCAAAGCATGGTAATGATGAAAATGTTGCTACTAGAGAACCTTCTGATGAGTCAGATTCAAATTCTATAGCTTATTCAGAACAGATTGAAAAGCATTGCTCTGAAAGGAGATACAAAGATGCCATGCAAATTTACATGGAACAGATTCAAAAGGGTGTTAGTGTGCGTAAGTCTACCTATATAGCATTAATGAATGGACTCATCAAGAGGAGGAAAGGTATCCTGAGGGCTGTGTAATGGTTTTTTCCCTCTCCTTGGATCTTTCAAATGTGAATGCTTGGCCTTTTTCCCTTGATCGTTGTGAACAAGAATCTAGGCATCGATAGCAGGTGCATCATTTGCCTTTTTCCGTCGATCGTTTTGAACAAGAATCTATGCATTTATAGCAGGTGCATGCTCTTAACTCTCTTCTGAAATCCTAAATAACTTTAGCTTTCGTCATTTTTTAATGTGAGGACCCTATATCACGAGTCTTAGAAGATAGTAAACTGTATGCGTAAATTAGATGTATTGATATTAGTTTGTACATGATATGGACCTCATTAGTTTCTAAGTGCAGTTTCTTGAATGTTGTGACATGTACTGCAATAATAAAAATAGACACTGAACAGAAGTGCATTTTTGCTTTTCAACCGCTGTAAATCTACTGGCTCTAAGATGGACCTTGTAAGTCTCGTGTACATGGCAGCTTCTGAGGCAATCAGCTCAGTTTGAAACATAAAAAGATTTGATGGTTCCATAACTTTTCACTGTTTCATGGCTCCGAGTTCTTTTATAATGTGATCAGCTAGATATTCAAAAGTGATACATTGCGGAACATTCACTACTTTAATGTGGAGGCGACTTCAAGTTGAAATGCGGGAGCCTTTGCAATTGATCTGCAGTGGAGGTTAGCATGCTGTTCCCTGATATTCAAAGAAATATACAAAGAAACCAAGTGCTTCAGAGAGGTTGAACCGACCTGACATAATAAGGTCAGAAATTTCCAAAGGGATATAAACGGGGTCTTGAATGATTCGACCTTTCCATAACCATGTCACTTAAATTCATTGATGCAAGAGGGGCAGATAGTGTAACCATATATACTCAATATCTATGTATATAACTCAAATCCCAACTTGCCAGCTAAATTTCGATAGGTTTactcattatatttcatttctgCAAGTTGTACTTGATGATATGGCTGCTTCACTGCATCCCCTTTTGTTCACCAACATCGTTATTTATATGCGAAAAGAACAACCCAAAATAAGACAATTATTCTCCCTCGTTAAGTTTTCATCATAAACAAATCTGGACAGCAAAATTTTTGAGGTCTATGTGCATTGACAACGTATAGTTAAGTTATGTTCATTGACAAAAAACTTGCAGCTGAGTTTGGTGACAATATTCAATGGTACCCTCCGCAAATGGCAATGTGTACACAAGTGAAAGCAGGAAACGGCGATGAAAGTGAATTAATTAAAGACGTGTGGAAGCGGGGCCTTACATATCTACTCCAACTACATTATGTTTACTTTAAATATGGAATTCATATTtcatcttatattttatttataacaataataataataataatatatacatgattGAAACTCTTTGCAACATAATAAATGTTAACAAACTCATTCTTTCTAGACTAGATAACTTGTCCACGGCGTTGGAGTCGAAATCGGAAACTTTTAGGATAATACACATTTCATATCACATATGTTTTTTCACGTTGCTCAATATATTGTATCACAGTGAAAAAATGACGCGACTTTCCTCGTAGTCATTGAATCAAATGCCAGGGTTGTAACAATATGCTAGTATAGGAACAAAccaatataatatgaaattatGCATGAGACCCACAGCGATAATTAATTTTTCCTTCGACTGAAACCTAACCAAGGTTGACCAATCTTCAAAGAAAGATGGAAAACTGACTTTTAATCCACATTATATCGAAACAAAGCGAAGTAAACGAAAAGTCGCTAATTTTTGAGACTTCAAACTGAAGTCGCATTCTCATCGAACACGAGCCCCAACGGTTCCTTGACTACCGTATAAACAAACGCCACGTCGTAATTGCTAGATGGCGTAACGCTCTCTCTTATTGGTTGGCTCCAGCTGAATCGTCATTTTCCCTGGTTAAAAGTCGGCACCGGATAAGTAGAACCGGACGGTAAACTAGGCCACGTGTTATTCTTTCTAGCATAAATTACTACATCGGAATTATACGATTAATTAGTGCATTAAATTAGGTACCGCAAATCATAGTGGTCCCATTTATTATGTTCGAGCAGTACTTCTTTCATATACGTATTCAGTTTGTATTTTTAGGGGAAAAAAATCTATATTTAAAACGTATATTTGAGACGGATGAAATATACGATCGTATGCGAGAGACGtgcataaatattattatacaaGAGTAGATCTTACAGTGTTCATGTTTTATCAAATAGTATGATCAGATCTTAATTTTATAGCAAATTAAAGGTGGGTAAATGTTGCTGTCGgaaaacaattgaagaacattTTTGTGCATCGACGTTGCTTGTCAACCTTTTCGactatccaattatttttcattcattTTACTAAAGtgtcaatttattttcttttttgaagaGTTATATAACATTAATTTCAACCAACTTCAAACAATTTTGAAATACAATTATAAAAACAAAGGCAAACATTTAATTCAACAaagtttataaatataataattcgtACCATTCTTTATAGTTTTATATCTAATCTACACCTATCAATTATATacgttgattttttttttttataatattgttGGATGTTAAATAAACTATATAATAGTTACTATACACGCATTTTACGTgttcatatataataaagttccgacttcaaaaaatatcaaaGTTTGTTGAATAAATattctaataatttaattgaaattattttttagagCAAATTTTTAGagatataatatgaaaattgtCTTCCAAATCATTGTTCATACATGTGATTTGGGTGCATGGCAAGGTCTTTAGTCTTTAATTATTGATGAGGTTGAAATTTAAAGTCATTTAAGTATGATTTATTCCATTATTAGTAATATAAAAAGAACTTTATCTAATGCCTTTTCACGACTGCTGTTGGATATCAAATTTGTCAGTTCTCATAAGTCATAACTAACCGTCCTTGACAGATAAAATGAGACTTGACTGAATCCAAAAAAGTTAGGATAAAATTCggtataaaatattaaaaatatagtaataatatataatatttgagtacATGTTGTTTCAGATctggtactaatatatgatttttttagtactcaaacatgtataataaatattgatattaaatgACACATTTGTTTTTTCGGATGAAAATagatacaaaacattgaaaatacgatattgatatatgatatgcgTGCATCAGCCGTTTCAGATAATAATATCTGATTTTTGTGTACTCAAATATGTGTAGCAAATcttgatattaataaaattattctaaTTTCATACTCGTGCAATTCGATGTTACAATGGTGACCTCcaaattttatgaatttaaagttttttgctttctttttttcacactcattcaataaaataataattcggATGTACATTTAAAGCATTCATGCAATTCGATGTCACAATcgatttcaatatatttttatttgataatcgaaaaatatcaattttttaaaaaaaaattatgacctTTTTGTATATTACGTCATACGAGAGACCTCCCTTCAACACCCCAGCTATGTATGTACGTCTCCCACTATAAATACTAGACCATTCTTCAAATGAACTAAGCACGGGAAACGAACGAATTGGCATGATTACTGGATGCACTGAAAACTCCACCACCACCGCTACGGCTGCGGCTGCGGCTGCGGCGGCGGCGGAAGGTAGTCCCTCGTCATCCTCCCTATCTCATGCGTCATCAATTTCATCTCCTCCGCAGCCAGGGATCATTCTCAGCCCATGCGCTGCCTGCAAGATCCTCCGCCGCAGATGCGCGGAGAAATGCGTGCTGGCCCCGTATTTCCCCCCAACCGAACCACTGAAATTCACAATCGCACATCGAGTTTTCGGTGCTAGCAACATAATCAAGTTGTTGCAGGTATTAATTTACCCCCCGCGACAGCTAGCTAGCTATGTACATTCGTTCATCTTTTCTACTTCATGCTTTCGACTCTTGATCCAccaagaaaattgattttatttcatttctttaatttcaggtaaatactcaaattcacgaaaatctatcatttaaaaaaCTCATTAAATTTTGTATTGAATACATATCCTACTTAATTTGTTCGAGAAAACGAgactatttttaataaatttcccTAAAATTGCGAGAAAAAATTGTGCCAAGGCTACCCCTTTATCCAttggattaattatttttaaaataattacaataagatttgaaaattctattctgtaaaatttttaaataattgatttattaaattaatcataAGATATGAAAATTTTAGCGTATGTTAATTATACcaaattatatgatattaaaatataaaaaattgacaagtcgatcttatttaaataaataatagtttCTACTTGTCcacataatttaaattaaaaggacGGAGcaataaagggaaaaaaatggCAGAAAACATAAGCTTGGAGAGCCGTCATAGTCAACGAACAAGTTGTTTAGTCTATATTAATTAATGGCTCCAATAATAAAAtagttaaatttttatatatttattcaataaattcgGAAGCACTTCCCATTTAGGCTCAGTcacattttcaagaaaatatattgaaatCGCAAAGAGATAAACATATTGATCAATGTATACATATGCTACATTTTAGGAGCTTCCGGATTATCAAAGAGCGGATGCGGTGAACAGCATGGTATACGAAGCGAACGCGAGGGTTAGGGATCCGGTGTACGGCTGCGCGGGCGCTATTTGCCAGCTTCAAAAACAGATAAACGAGCTCCAAGCTGAACTGGCCAAGGCACAGGCACAAGTCTTGAACATGCAATGCCAGAATGCGAATTTATTCGAACTAATTTACAAAGAGATGGCAGCTACACAAGTATTACTACACCATGATGATCAACAACAACCTGCAGTAGCACTGCCAAATATCTATTACGACAATTCCAGTAATTTTTGCCTGGACGACAGTTTCTTGGGCCTTTGGACATGATTCATTATTGGAAAATTGTATCTTAATGGCCGAAAtatcaattataattatatttagtattcgatttctaatttatttatccatGGTCTGTATTTTGAGCGGACTACATATGTTTAGTatgcatgacatgcatgaagtgacaaattttatcgaatgaaAAAAGtccattattttatattaaatttttacaaCAAACTACAATAATGAGCATGGTTCGTAGTAATACATCcttcaaatttaaaatgtaaaatttgaaatttcatgcTAAGAGTACTGATTCACtagctttataaaaaaatataggttaatctcttgtgagacagtttcactgatctttttttgtgagacggatcaacctgATTCgtacttaaaattaaaaaattaatgttttagtaaaaaaaaaataattttttttcatgaatcggATCAATttagagatctgtctcacaaaattaacaaaTGTGATTACATACGATTAATTTTTCTCCATCCGATCGAGGTACATATATATTGGGACCATCAAGATGGTGGGTTAATAAACACATGGTTgcatttttcatttgaaaattCGCTCAAATCCAATTATAATTTTCTTCCtaagttcaattttttttttggacaacCTAAATGTAAATTTCACAtcgagaaaattttaaatacttcATGTCTAATAGAGAGAGGATAGATTACAATAAGAAAGCCCCACTTTTGACTTTTTCATGTCTTTAAagttaatttatagattatagATACTTTTGTATGATTTGTTCTTGGAAGTCCATCACAAGCTAGAAAAATATTCTTGGAATCAAGTGAACATCGGATACCTTGTGTTTTATTTATTCGTTTGGCAATTAATCACATTGGAAGTGACAAAAAAGCAAGATAATTATCATATTCACGCAGTCGCGAGaatcaagaaaattcaaaattgacTTTTGTGACTCcatatgtgttaaattattcAAACCAAGTTCTAATTTGAGTCAAGAATGACAATTTAAGAACTAATATCCTACATTATATAAGTTtgaaaatagttatttttttaattatcacgGGTTCGGAAAATGTATAtcaagttcttttttttttatttttattacatctGGCTCGAAGTTATTTAAATATCAAGTACTTAAGATCGAATtcgaacatatttatttaatatagatAAGTAGGGTTATTGTAACTAATTAGGATGGGTTCAATGGGAACAAGAAGACTAATTGTTGGAAATCTGCTATATGTAATTATGAACTGCAAATAGTTGAAGTGAAGACAAAAGGAGTTTGGTTGGACATGCAAACTTTAtagcttttaattaattaatgtttttcAAACTTAAATCACATTGTATActatttatttcttttggttTTTTCCTACTTTCTTCCACGTTCAAGCAGTCTTTTTTTGTCGACTTTGGTCTCCTCTTCCTATTTGAAacttaaatatcaaattattttggTCTCAATATTCTAACTCTCATTGATTGTTCTTTTGTATGGATAAAATANagttttttttttagaaaaatgaaattcgtaaattgttttaaaattaaaaaaaaatttcttaaaggCTCAAAGTTTTCTATGGTAATTCTATCGATAATCATTGTACTTATTTTGGCACCAAAAAaggtaaagaaaagaaaacgaaaaaTTGAATTGTATATGGAATCGATTGACTTTCGAAACACAACGCGGAAACATAGTAGAAAATTTTGTGGTCAAAATCCATACCTAATGTCCCAACGAGtgtttccttttcctttttaaatattttatttgaaacttTAATACCTCCCTTTTCACACTGTGATAAGCTTCGTTTGACATTTTATTGTGAATGTTTACCCTTATATAACATAATCAATTCGATCATCTCGATTTTAAAAACCTTAGAATTTAGATGAACAGATTTGAAGTTAGAGATTTCAAATCAATAATGACAATTTTATTGGTTTGTTTGGACAAATCTGCTtcacaaaatatttcaaatactaaataattattttttaataattgtagtgaattttaaattcatcaCAACATCGAGtcattccaaatttttttttataaaatgtttcGTCTAATCCAAACACTTTAATCCAAACATAAACTTAGATCATGGTTTACTTATCAagatttttgaagtttttgcaCAATCAGCTAACGGATCATGTTGCTCTCTAGGAAGGTGCTCATAACTTCACTCTAGACCTAACTGTAGTAGAAGTTTTGCAAGCAATACACTACGGTTAGGCAATAAGAATTGTTGATCGAAGAGTGTTCTTCTATTATCTGTTTTAAGCAACTTCGTTTTTTGCATCTAGTTTTCGTTTGGTTgattttgatgcattttaattccttggagtgtcaaggaatttggttttgttattttcactagtattgttttgtgtaaacgatttacatatttttctagtgaatttttgtcATGAGACATTACACAatttttatacttgtgcataatttaaatccGGTCCCTATTTATTCAAGTTATAATTgtttgttaaataattaatttaagctgCATGTTTGTGCTCGTATTGACAACACCAGAGCACAACACTAActtctgatacacacaatatattaattttccgTACTTTTATAATCAATAGCCCCTTCAAACCTCAATCCCAATGAATCTTGCTCGCCATCTTATTGATCAAATATGTCGCTCGACGCCTGAATGTTTTCAACAAGTTAAACATAACCAAcataacttaaattttttttaatccaagTTAACATGATCACTCGGAAAAATGTCAATTTAGTGAACAAAACAGTAAATTTTGGATGATACACGGTGAACATGACCTATATATACCTAgggaaaaaatctcaaaaaattccTTGCCTCCAGTTTTTTATATGCCACACTCTTTACAAAACTACAAGAGAAGAAAGACTTGACTATCTTTGCAAGGCTGGTTCTCCAATTTCTGTGTTTTTGTCCATTGCCTTTTTTGCGAGCTCATAGCCAGCAAAATTCATGGCACCCAAAGGAGCAATCCAAAAGAATCGAGGGACGGCTCCTTTGAATAATCCAAGGGGGCCTTCGTGGTGTAAAATAGAGAACGCAACCATAGATAATGTTACATGTCGACCAGGAGCAGCCGTCATTGTTCTGGTTTTTATTACATCGAATGGAGTTGTTAAAACAGCAGCGAGGCCACCAGACAAAGCACCCACTGCTATCGTTTCCCACGGTTCTAGCTCCCGTTCTATAATTTTCTGGGCAGCCTGAAACCATAAGAATTGGAGTTTCAGATACGGATAAAAATGTGTCGTAAAGTCGGTTTATAATTTGAATCATGAATATATAAAGTTGCAACCAAGTAGAGGACTGGCTGCGCATTCACTCCCTAGCCTTCCTTTTAACTCGCACCTTCTTTACTTGTAGTTGAACCATGAGTAAAGAAACGTGCAACTAAAAGTTTGTGGTTTCCATTCGCTGTTCCAGCCCGACTCAAACTTCAATCAATCAAGACATGGGTAAAAAAGAACATTGTCATTGGCCAAGTTTCTTTCGTGACACCTTTTGTTGTTTGTCGGATCAAATGTTTGCCACTGTCCGGAAGTTGAGATAGGGTGAAATAGGCAATTGTTACTACATAATATTGTTTGATAGACCGACCgatttgatattttgattaaCTAAAGGAGTGATTCAAGGTGCTGGAACCCCAAAATACTAGAGAAGAAATACCATGACAATAACATATATGACAGaattgtttaaatatataaCTTGGAATCGAGATTAACTCATACCTTCTTTGATTCAGCATAAATGCCAATGCCTGCAACATAGAACGGAACCTCTCGGAAGAGAGTGACACCAGTCCCACGAAAAAAACCCCCAAGACCATCTTGCTGCCAAGTCCCGACAATGGCTTCCCCTACGTTGCTGAATAGACCAGCCTGCAACCTTTGTTTCATCACCTCACATGGTATCCGGACTGCTGTGCCAAGAAAGGTGCTACAAACTGATGCTATCGATTGAACCTGAAACACCACACATTAAATTTGATATCGAAACATACAAATATATCAATGGCTTACACAAGAAACCACGTTGATTTCAAAATCGGCTATTTATACAATTTAGTCAATAGCATCTTTAAACTAGACTTCCACAAATGAAGAAATTAGTACAACCAAGCACTGGTGAATCTATGCATACCTGTAATTCTGAAAGAGTTGGTGCAACATTTACTAAAGCAAGCTTGCTTGCTTCGAAAATTCCAGTTCGCAAACCATGGCTGCactaataatcaaattaatatCCAGGAAAAGGAAGAAATAATAACATTTAATGTAAGAGAAACCCTGGTAACTGAATCGTACCTTGAAAATTGATCGATTATAGCTGGAACAGACCCCCTATATAATCCACGGACTCCAAGTTGAGGAAGCTTCGACAATATTTCCGGGAGGCTAAGGGTTGAAGCTTGTACCCGTGTCTGGAGAACAATTAGAAACCAGTGAGATAGCATTACTGAACAAAGGATTAAAAAGGTGCCAGAATATATTTGCTATGTACTCATCGGTCATTTTTATTCCCTTGGACCTGTTCCATACAATCAAGAACTAAAACTAATCCTTAAAAAATTGCCCACACAGACAAGCTTAAATTGTTTATTCATTTATTCCTTTCTCAATATCTTACCTTAATTGTGTCAATAGGATGCAATAATGAAGTGGATAATGCACAAGAAAGCCCACCAACCAATGCGGATTTTAGGACACTGCCAGCAGGAATTTCCACAGGAGGAGGAACGGAAACCACAGTAGCAGCTTCAAACCATATACTTCTTTACATCATAAATAGCCCTGGTTAGTAGCTGCATACAAAACAAAAGGCCTCTATctacaaaatcatgatacaagACCACTCACTCTTGGATGCATGAAGCAACACTATCTTACTTAATATTTCATGTTTTACAAAAGTTAAGCTAATAATCCAAGTTAAAATATGTCTGGTGCATTTTCTTAATAACCCTCCTACTTTGAGAGGATGATTAAGGGGGGGAAAACCATAAACTACCGTGGATCTTCTTGAAGCCGGTCTGATGGGAGCAAAAGCATAAAGTTCCTGAAATGCCCATAGGATACAGATTCTTCGGTGTTATCATTAAGAAAACGCATCATGGCAACAGCATTATCTTCATTCACAGGAAGATCTGCATTCTTCAGTGATGCCAAGATTTCACTTTTCTTTAGCAT comes from the Primulina huaijiensis isolate GDHJ02 chromosome 8, ASM1229523v2, whole genome shotgun sequence genome and includes:
- the LOC140982394 gene encoding LOB domain-containing protein 1-like, translated to MITGCTENSTTTATAAAAAAAAAEGSPSSSSLSHASSISSPPQPGIILSPCAACKILRRRCAEKCVLAPYFPPTEPLKFTIAHRVFGASNIIKLLQELPDYQRADAVNSMVYEANARVRDPVYGCAGAICQLQKQINELQAELAKAQAQVLNMQCQNANLFELIYKEMAATQVLLHHDDQQQPAVALPNIYYDNSSNFCLDDSFLGLWT